One Candidatus Nitrososphaera evergladensis SR1 genomic window, GATTTGCCGGCACCTGCATCTCTGATTATCCCGTTATCATAGTCGATCTCAATATAGCCGCGCTCTATATACTCCAAGTGCTCGCCAAGGAGGACGCTTGCGTTTTCAATGGTTACTAGCATCGTATTTCATAGATTGTCTGAATCTTGCCTTCTTCGCGCATGTCGCGGATCGTGTCAAGGGCCTTTGTGGCTGCTTCTGCCGCTCGTCGGCCGTTTTTGCCGATGCCGATTCCGCAGTTGAGCTTGACTCCTAGGTCTGCCGTTACCTTCGTTATCACCTTGTCTGCCTGCGCCCCCGTCACGCCGTTAGAGATTACCATAAAGTTGTCGCCGCCTAGAAAGAACGTCAGCGCGTCAAGTTTCAAGAACTCTTCTGCCAGCCTGCCGTACAGCTTCATTACAAGAGCTGTTACCTCGTACGGCGACAGCCTGCCAGTCAGCTTTGTCGAGCTGTCGACATCGATGTGCATTATCTGCGCCGATGTTTCGCTGGTTGTAGTGGTGGCAGGGCCGGAAAAAAATATCCTCGCCTTTTCATCGGCAAGCCTGTTTTCCTTTCTTGCGTTGTATGCGTTCATGCTGGCCTCAAGCGCGGTCTTGCCGGTGCCAATTGCCATCGACATCTTCAGGTCCGTGTAGAGGATTGCAAGCGCGTGCGCGATTTCCGCGTGCTGCTCGACCGAGACGCCGTTTGTGATTGCAAAATACTCGTCAAAGCGGTTGAAATAGACGAGGCAGTCCTTTTCGTGGAAGAGGCGCTGCACGTCGTGGTAGATTCTTGCCTGCAGCATCTGCAGCTGCGCCTCCCTGTCGTAGCCGAGCGTGAGCGTCCAGGGGCCGTAGCCCTCAATTCTAATGATTGTAAGCTGAATCATCGATTACCACAGTTTTCCTGCCCACTGTTTTTTCTAGCTTTGCAAGCCGCAGCGCCATGTTGACTGCCGCGTTCACCGCACGCGCAGGCACAATGTCTTGCCGTTCCCTTGCCTGCTCGGCAGTCATGCCGGGGCCGGTTATCCCGAGCGCGACCGGCTTGGCGTACTTTAATGAAAGGTCTGCAATGAGGCGCGACGCGTTTTCCGCGACAATGTCGTCGTGGCGCGTGTCGCCCTTTATCACGGCGCCTAGCGTGACGACTGCATCGACGCCGCGCTTTTTCAGCAGTTTTTCAACTGCAAGCGGCATGTCAAAGGCGCCGGGCACGTACACGACAAAAGAAACCTGGGCGCCAAGCCTCTTGGCCTGCTCTTTTGCCTTTTCCAGCATGTGGAGCGTTATCTTGCTGTTGAACTCGGATACTACTATTGCAA contains:
- a CDS encoding GTP cyclohydrolase IIa, whose protein sequence is MIQLTIIRIEGYGPWTLTLGYDREAQLQMLQARIYHDVQRLFHEKDCLVYFNRFDEYFAITNGVSVEQHAEIAHALAILYTDLKMSMAIGTGKTALEASMNAYNARKENRLADEKARIFFSGPATTTTSETSAQIMHIDVDSSTKLTGRLSPYEVTALVMKLYGRLAEEFLKLDALTFFLGGDNFMVISNGVTGAQADKVITKVTADLGVKLNCGIGIGKNGRRAAEAATKALDTIRDMREEGKIQTIYEIRC
- the ribH gene encoding 6,7-dimethyl-8-ribityllumazine synthase; amino-acid sequence: MQLAIVVSEFNSKITLHMLEKAKEQAKRLGAQVSFVVYVPGAFDMPLAVEKLLKKRGVDAVVTLGAVIKGDTRHDDIVAENASRLIADLSLKYAKPVALGITGPGMTAEQARERQDIVPARAVNAAVNMALRLAKLEKTVGRKTVVIDDSAYNH